In a single window of the Centroberyx gerrardi isolate f3 chromosome 17, fCenGer3.hap1.cur.20231027, whole genome shotgun sequence genome:
- the map7a gene encoding ensconsin codes for MPGSVPSMAVQKKQSVVPPSQGPLSTRIIESQKKGNGSNKRPGGPNGANVDERLKLARERREEHQKSLASRELSRLEREQRARRYYEQQLQERKKRLLEQRLKEERRRTAVEEKRNQRLKEEKERNESAVRKTIEKSQKAQQNLSHNSRGRKVTKPNVPRRLPLTTWEKNLVSRLLTPTCSYLARSKSAGCQPGEEVVHVCRRSVSYQSMNTTNTTTTTTTPPKPQHHSGPVQHRPSASPRPNSSHNRSISLPQIKATRVQTVDKKISSPRSNIRSPAANTNVKPVTNTLSRTPSPSPERTRRRPIRRHSTPLQLELPSVPEEDLPACNAPLSPGNSRPIRTSAEGQHEEMEDENPPETPRSNSPDTQAVATTRTEGDGRSSQMLPLLPTAPQPPEVMSRPSAGTTDPEAASRLLAEKRREARLQREREEQERLQKEEAERRSREELERRRGEERARQQAETQRLVDEKRRREEEEQRQAEEERAQAMREAALLQKQREEEQAKEREKADQMKQEREILVQKEDAERQARKKRLEEIMRRTRRTDSADMKSGPVRILPNEARPKENTEPVQNGTPEGAVKLPVGTKPPQLGLNGVEDMVPVVAFKERRSLRTLTGLDEIQTHQRAEVI; via the exons ATGCCAGGCTCAGTGCCTAGCATGGCTGTCCAGAAGAAACAGAGTGTCGTCCCTCCATCGCAGGGACCACTTTCTACCCGGATCATAGAGAGCCAGAAGAAGGGGAATGGATCTAATAAGAGGCCGGGAG GGCCTAATGGAGCAAACGTTGATGAGCGGTTGAAGTTGGCacgggaaaggagagaggagcacCAGAAGTCACTTG CATCTCGGGAGCTGAGCAGGTTGGAGCGGGAGCAACGGGCCAGGCGTTACTATGAACAACAACTGCAGGAGCGCAAGAAAAGACTCCTGGAGCAGAggctgaaagaggagaggaggcgcaCTGCTGTTGAAGAGAAGCGCAACCAGAgactgaaggaggagaaa GAGCGAAATGAATCTGCAGTGCGCAAGACCATAGAGAAGAGCCAGAAGGCCCAGCAGAACCTCAGTCACAACTCTCGAGGACGGAAGGTGACCAAGCCCAATG TTCCACGTCGCTTACCCCTGACTACATGGGAGAAGAACTTGGTCAGTCGCCTCCTTACCCCCACATGCTCCTATCTGGCCAGGAGCAAGAGTGCTGGTTGTCAGCCAGGAGAAGAAG TTGTCCATGTTTGTCGCCGTTCAGTTTCATACCAATCCATGAataccaccaacaccaccaccaccaccaccacccctcccaaACCTCAGCATCACTCTGGTCCAGTTCAGCACAGGCCATCTGCCTCCCCCCGCCCCAACAGCAGCCACAACAGAAGCATCAGTCTGCCACAG ATCAAAGCAACAAGAGTGCAAACTGTTGATAAGAAGATCTCAAGCCCTAGATCAAACATTAGATCACCCGCTGCCAACACCAACGTGAAACCAGTCACAAATACACTGAGCAGAACACCATCACCCTCCCCAGAGCG GACTCGTAGAAGACCAATCAGAAGACACTCCACCCCACTGCAGCTGGAGCTCCCATCAGTCCCTGAGGAAGATCTTCCTGCTTGTAacgctcccctctctcctggcAACTCGAGGCCTATCAGGACATCGGCTGAAGGTCAGCACgaggagatggaggatgagAATCCACCAGAGACTCCGCGTTCGAACTCGCCAGACACTCAGGCTGTCGCTACAACCAGAACAGAGGGAGACGGAC GTTCTTCCCAGATGCTTCCCCTTCTCCCTACAGCTCCTCAGCCTCCTGAAGTCATGAGCAGGCCCTCTGCTGGGACTACAGACCCGGAGGCGGCCTCCCGTCTCCTGgctgaaaagaggagagaggcccgtctacagagggagagagaggagcaggagcgCCTGCAGAAAGAGGAGGCGGAAAG GCGGAGTCGAGAAGAACTGGAGcgcaggaggggagaggagcgagCGCGGCAGCAGGCCGAGACTCAGCGTCTGGTggatgagaagaggagaagggaggaggaggagcagagacaaGCTGAGGAAGAAAGAGCTCAGGCTATGAGGGAAGCTGCCCTACTCCAGAAACAG agagaggaggagcaagccaaagagagggagaaggcagACCAGatgaagcaagagagagaaatacttgTCCAGAAAGAGGATGCAGAACGCCAAGCAAGAAAAAAG cgACTTGAGGAGATCATGCGGAGAACCAGGAGAACAGATTCTGCAGATATG AAATCTGGACCAGTGAGGATCCTGCCAAATGAAGCCCGACCAAAGGAAAACACAGAGCCTGTGCAGAATGGCACTCCAGAGGGGGCCGTCAAGCTGCCAGTGGGGACCAAGCCGCCTCAGCTGGGGCTGAACGGTGTGGAGGACATGGTTCCTGTGGTGGCCTTCAAAGAACGCAGGTCTCTCCGAACTCTCACAGGCCTGGATGAAATCCAGACCCACCAACGAGCAG AAGTCATCTGA
- the LOC139915398 gene encoding uncharacterized protein LOC139915398 isoform X2, whose amino-acid sequence MAGLCDKCAQLLKAFTAHLRRVCMELEQKIKDFIRELAQCACLSRADSRKTRHELSSLHHLCNDHETPVLSEECLQALNRLAASENSDLQRAAAMYYLHLSHHLESPLPEAFMEPFMTLLFSADLDVQKTISLSLVNLLVKNNVCKELVIEMGMLVPILEMFQSGDATAQCHSCACVAMLASSESNREAIVADGIIPLLVLAKSYDPQVQQNATWALLNLTQSDWSTRILCQVGAIPVLVLLLQSSDSEVQFYSCSALCNIAAVQEHHPKLLSIGGHFLLKSLLTLMSSSVQKNSAQACKCLQSLSMNVLIQEQLMELECVLPLKALLNSPTAAWTESAITLLSTLSAHPPNNEVLVSEGLLDVIGQLLHHHRSSSIIIMHSSTIITNWCSSCMGQQAVMESRCVSGLLHVLVSPVISDETLLRVTSCLHHLMTWEQVSGLVKLSGQMGNPQLSYNSAAIISKLQMTGEIIQLLRPHYTAVAGYLLIFLKNQDVKFQQLGIVTIFTLKKDGDFSALLAGSELEIQLWKVHAQTEETRRLLQMIQLLSQPS is encoded by the exons ATGGCAGGACTTTGTGACAAATGTGCCCAATTGCTCAAAGCTTTCACTGCTCATTTGAGGAGAGTTTGCATGGAGTTAGAGCAAAAGATAAAGGACTTTATCAGAGAGCTCGCCCAGTGCGCCTGTCTGAGTAGGGCAGATTCGAGGAAGACGAGACATGAGTTGTCCTCACTACACCACCTGTGTAATG ATCATGAAACTCCTGTGCTCAGTGAAGAATGTCTCCAAGCACTGAACAGACTTGCAGCCTCAGAAAACTCTGATCTACAAAGGGCTGCAGCCATGTATTATTTACATCTTAGTCATCATT TGGAGTCTCCCCTACCTGAAGCCTTCATGGAGCCATTCATGACCTTGCTTTTCTCAGCTGATCTGGATGTGCAAAAGACTATCTCTTTATCCCTGGTCAATCTGCTAGTAAAGAATAACG tgtGTAAAGAGTTGGTGATTGAAATGGGGATGCTGGTGCCCATTCTAGAGATGTTCCAGTCCGGTGATGCCACTGCTCAGTGTCACTCCTGTGCATGTGTCGCCATGCTGGCCTCCTCAG AATCAAACAGAGAGGCTATCGTGGCTGATGGAATCATACCACTGTTGGTTTTAGCAAAGTCGTACGATCCTCAGGTGCAACAAAATGCAACTTGGGCTCTGTTGAATCTCACACAATCAG ACTGGTCAACAAGAATCTTATGTCAAGTAGGAGCTATTCCTGTCCTGGTGCTTCTGCTGCAGTCCTCAGATTCTGAGGTTCAGTTTTACAGCTGCTCCGCTCTGTGCAACATCGCTGCTGTCCAGGAGCATCATCCCAAGTTGCTTAGCATTGGGGGTCATTTTTTGTTGAAGTCTCTGTTGACTCTCATGTCTTCCTCTGTGCAAAAG AATTCAGCCCAAGCATGCAAGTGCCTACAAAGCCTCTCAATGAATG TTCTGATCCAGGAGCAGCTGATGGAGCTTGAATGCGTATTGCCTCTGAAAGCACTGCTGAACTCCCCTACTGCTGCATGGACAGAGTCTGCAATAACACTGCTGTCTACGCTGTCTGCACACCCACCAAATAAT GAGGTTCTGGTGAGTGAAGGACTGTTGGACGTGATAGGGCAGCTGCTCCATCATCACAGATCCAGCTCCATTATTATCATGCACAGCTCCACCATAATCACTAACTGGTGTAGCTCCTGCATGGGTCAGCAG GCTGTGATGGAAAGTCGCTGTGTATCAGGACTTCTCCATGTCCTCGTGTCTCCCGTCATCTCAGATGAGACTTTGCTCCGTGTGACATCATGCTTACATCATCTGATGACCTGGG AACAAGTTTCAGGACTGGTGAAGTTGTCCGGACAAATGGGAAATCCTCAGTTGTCATACAATTCTGCTGCCATCATAAGCAAACTACAAATGACTG GGGAGATCATCCAATTACTGAGACCTCACTACACTGCTGTGGCTGGATACCTATTGATATTTCTCAAAAACCAGGACGTTAAATTCCAGCAGCTGGGCATAGTAACCATATTCACCCTCAAGAAAG ATGGAGACTTTTCAGCTCTACTGGCTGGCAGCGAGCTGGAGATCCAGCTTTGGAAGGTGCATGCGCAGACAGAGGAAACGAGACGACTGCTGCAAATGATTCAGCTCCTTTCTCAGCCTTCTTAA
- the LOC139915398 gene encoding uncharacterized protein LOC139915398 isoform X1: protein MAGLCDKCAQLLKAFTAHLRRVCMELEQKIKDFIRELAQCACLSRADSRKTRHELSSLHHLCNDHETPVLSEECLQALNRLAASENSDLQRAAAMYYLHLSHHLESPLPEAFMEPFMTLLFSADLDVQKTISLSLVNLLVKNNVCKELVIEMGMLVPILEMFQSGDATAQCHSCACVAMLASSESNREAIVADGIIPLLVLAKSYDPQVQQNATWALLNLTQSDWSTRILCQVGAIPVLVLLLQSSDSEVQFYSCSALCNIAAVQEHHPKLLSIGGHFLLKSLLTLMSSSVQKNSAQACKCLQSLSMNVLIQEQLMELECVLPLKALLNSPTAAWTESAITLLSTLSAHPPNNEVLVSEGLLDVIGQLLHHHRSSSIIIMHSSTIITNWCSSCMGQQAVMESRCVSGLLHVLVSPVISDETLLRVTSCLHHLMTWDTLQSNLSATITSEQVSGLVKLSGQMGNPQLSYNSAAIISKLQMTGEIIQLLRPHYTAVAGYLLIFLKNQDVKFQQLGIVTIFTLKKDGDFSALLAGSELEIQLWKVHAQTEETRRLLQMIQLLSQPS from the exons ATGGCAGGACTTTGTGACAAATGTGCCCAATTGCTCAAAGCTTTCACTGCTCATTTGAGGAGAGTTTGCATGGAGTTAGAGCAAAAGATAAAGGACTTTATCAGAGAGCTCGCCCAGTGCGCCTGTCTGAGTAGGGCAGATTCGAGGAAGACGAGACATGAGTTGTCCTCACTACACCACCTGTGTAATG ATCATGAAACTCCTGTGCTCAGTGAAGAATGTCTCCAAGCACTGAACAGACTTGCAGCCTCAGAAAACTCTGATCTACAAAGGGCTGCAGCCATGTATTATTTACATCTTAGTCATCATT TGGAGTCTCCCCTACCTGAAGCCTTCATGGAGCCATTCATGACCTTGCTTTTCTCAGCTGATCTGGATGTGCAAAAGACTATCTCTTTATCCCTGGTCAATCTGCTAGTAAAGAATAACG tgtGTAAAGAGTTGGTGATTGAAATGGGGATGCTGGTGCCCATTCTAGAGATGTTCCAGTCCGGTGATGCCACTGCTCAGTGTCACTCCTGTGCATGTGTCGCCATGCTGGCCTCCTCAG AATCAAACAGAGAGGCTATCGTGGCTGATGGAATCATACCACTGTTGGTTTTAGCAAAGTCGTACGATCCTCAGGTGCAACAAAATGCAACTTGGGCTCTGTTGAATCTCACACAATCAG ACTGGTCAACAAGAATCTTATGTCAAGTAGGAGCTATTCCTGTCCTGGTGCTTCTGCTGCAGTCCTCAGATTCTGAGGTTCAGTTTTACAGCTGCTCCGCTCTGTGCAACATCGCTGCTGTCCAGGAGCATCATCCCAAGTTGCTTAGCATTGGGGGTCATTTTTTGTTGAAGTCTCTGTTGACTCTCATGTCTTCCTCTGTGCAAAAG AATTCAGCCCAAGCATGCAAGTGCCTACAAAGCCTCTCAATGAATG TTCTGATCCAGGAGCAGCTGATGGAGCTTGAATGCGTATTGCCTCTGAAAGCACTGCTGAACTCCCCTACTGCTGCATGGACAGAGTCTGCAATAACACTGCTGTCTACGCTGTCTGCACACCCACCAAATAAT GAGGTTCTGGTGAGTGAAGGACTGTTGGACGTGATAGGGCAGCTGCTCCATCATCACAGATCCAGCTCCATTATTATCATGCACAGCTCCACCATAATCACTAACTGGTGTAGCTCCTGCATGGGTCAGCAG GCTGTGATGGAAAGTCGCTGTGTATCAGGACTTCTCCATGTCCTCGTGTCTCCCGTCATCTCAGATGAGACTTTGCTCCGTGTGACATCATGCTTACATCATCTGATGACCTGGG ATACACTGCAGTCTAATTTGTCAGCGACAATAACATCAGAACAAGTTTCAGGACTGGTGAAGTTGTCCGGACAAATGGGAAATCCTCAGTTGTCATACAATTCTGCTGCCATCATAAGCAAACTACAAATGACTG GGGAGATCATCCAATTACTGAGACCTCACTACACTGCTGTGGCTGGATACCTATTGATATTTCTCAAAAACCAGGACGTTAAATTCCAGCAGCTGGGCATAGTAACCATATTCACCCTCAAGAAAG ATGGAGACTTTTCAGCTCTACTGGCTGGCAGCGAGCTGGAGATCCAGCTTTGGAAGGTGCATGCGCAGACAGAGGAAACGAGACGACTGCTGCAAATGATTCAGCTCCTTTCTCAGCCTTCTTAA
- the ahi1 gene encoding jouberin produces MPAGESEARAKTRDRFNEVLKKYTDPPKEKKKLKKKSSEPQETIVLQTLKKNLNLEKEEEDETILQNTYHPERGSPRFTKNKRREREIAEKFNINNGGSQEETQTSKGKRKNKRDLPSPPVLEDTPSYIQKDSSKDADASKSEISLEPDGVGGGREPKRRSKKGRSKEDVEAKAESQVVDAEDELLHEYQQQIAQEEERTVKKTTVKKTDKNAASQDVLNNDVGKKKKKKLKSVNTESEIRDQDEGAEPDVDMENEAESKEKKKKRRKQVVKEDSETEVKVPQRPTFDDSLVLGVYVHRTDRLKTDLLISHPMVKIHVVDEITGQYVKKEHSDRPVSSFYEQENVDHILPIMTQPFDFKKNKSTVPEWEEQIIFNERFGYFVQDSDESPRVILFFEILDFMTMEEARANVDVDKHERGFRKIAWAFLKLVGTNGVLNIDSKLRLQLFCPPARAKRQPKTIEVVDWWRRYARNRYTSTLYITLKGIKLPEHVDPSIRSMMALQEERGSTSYSELQSEVTKRSLTQHLDSKPSVLRWSRMPGQVCRIPNKPVLSFRGGQMGCFTVRFSHAGTILAAACADRDAFPVVVYEIPSGKVLAAFSGHLSIVYDLCWSRDDRSLLSASSDGTVREWNVEGLLGIAQKVLPHPSFVYCAQYHPTAQNLVVTGGYDCLVRVWRLDVHDVNGQLLQEFEGHSSFINVACFDSEGRRMFSADNAGLIIVWKTLVNDSKQRQPCHRWGIEKKIDESDLNGIPINMLEIHPNGRRLLIHAKDSVLRVMDLRILAVKKYTGATNYRERIYSTFTPCGNFIFSGSEDGMAYVWNAETGDQVAVYSELCYPTALRGVAFHPHENMVAFCAFGQSQPVHVYLYDRKVSQLEVQNMKGGSRCASVDTKTLRNTPEPSVFQDTSTSSAMDQYAQATKLSLKMQRVKEKLDSVLEPHQRSSTPGYMYEQDKVGMTHMGRSLTLDAGTTGLNVSLPPPSLLSPHSKLQLSGSLAEQLIPQAAALSSQNRGFSPVGQRLKGAASLRLQTSLPDHVSPGRMETDSAPIQQTVVSLYDYSANRSDELTVHRGDVIHVLYKDNDSWWFGRLPNGQQGYFPATYVAEERDFNEGVSQSVEADTVFSEGIVERSTPTKVSAAISSSGELRFLSEQDTDPELTDTKAKRKKKVKKLGAPLSPSQATSSDPEAPWSTSSRRRARSTDRPLPKRPSGRANGAFEPDA; encoded by the exons ATGCCAGCAG GTGAAAGTGAAGCCCGGGCAAAGACCCGGGACAGATTCAATGAGGTGTTAAAGAAATACACTGACCCtccaaaagagaagaaaaaattgAAGAAGAAAAGTTCGGAACCTCAGGAGACCATTGTG CTTCAGACTCTAAAAAAGAATCTCAACcttgagaaagaagaagaggatgagactATCCTCCAGAACACGTACCACCCCGAACGGGGAAGCCCTCGCTTCACCAAGAACAAgcgcagagagagggaaatagcaGAGAAGTTTAATATCAACAACGGTGGAAGCCAAGAGGAGACTCAAACATCTAAAGGCAAGAGAAAGAATAAGAGGGACCTTCCCTCACCCCCTGTGCTTGAGGACACCCCAAGTTACATCCAGAAAGACAGCAGTAAGGATGCAGATGCCTCCAAGTCTGAGATCTCTTTGGAGCCAGATGGTGTTGGTGGTGGAAGGGAACCAAAGCGAAGAAGTAAGAAGGGGAGGAGTAAAGAGGATGTGGAGGCTAAGGCAGAGAGCCAGGTGGTGGACGCCGAGGACGAGCTGCTGCATGAATACCAGCAGCAGATtgcacaggaggaggagaggactgtgaaaaagacaactgtcaaaaaaacagacaagaatGCTGCCTCCCAAGATGTACTGAATAATGACGtcgggaagaagaaaaagaagaagctgAAATCTGTAAATACTGAGTCGGAAATAAG GGATCAAGATGAAGGTGCAGAGCCGGATGTTGATATGGAAAATGAAGCTGAATccaaggaaaagaagaagaagaggagaaagcaaG TTGTCAAGGAAGACAGTGAAACAGAGGTAAAAGTACCACAGAGACCAACCTTTGACGACAGTCTCGTGCTGGGAGTGTATGTCCACAGGACAGACCGCCTTAAGACTGACCTACTGATCTCACACCCCATGGTGAAGATCCATGTTGTTGATGAGATCACTGGGCAATATGTGAAGAAAGAGCACAG TGATCGACCAGTCTCCTCATTTTATGAGCAGGAGAACGTTGACCATATTCTTCCCATCATGACCCAGCCTTTTGATTTCAAGAAGAATAAATCAACCGTCCCTGAGTGGGAGGAGCAGATCATCTTCAATGAACGCTTTGGTTACTTTGTTCAGGATAGCGATGAAAGCCCCAGGGTTATACTCTTCTTTGAA ATCCTGGATTTCATGACCATGGAAGAAGCAAGAGCCAATGTTGATGTAGACAAGCATGAGCGAGGATTCAGAAAAATTGCGTGGGCATTCCTCAAG CTTGTAGGCACGAATGGTGTGCTGAACATTGACAGTAAACTTCGCCTCCAGCTCTTCTGCCCTCCAGCCCGGGCAAAGAGACAACCTAAAACAATCGAGGTGGTAGACTGGTGGAGGAGATACGCCCGAAACAGATACACATCGACCCTTTACATTACTCTAAAGGGCATTAAACTCCCTGAGCAT GTGGACCCCAGCATCCGTTCCATGATGGCGCTGCAAGAGGAGAGGGGCAGCACCTCCTACAGTGAACTGCAGAGTGAAGTCACCAAGAGAAGCTTGACGCAGCATCTGGACAGCAAGCCCTCTGTCTTGAGATGGAGCAGGATGCCTGGTCAG gtCTGTCGGATTCCCAACAAGCCTGTGCTGTCATTCCGTGGCGGTCAGATGGGCTGTTTCACCGTGCGCTTCTCTCACGCCGGGACAATACTGGCTGCTGCTTGTGCTGACAGAGACGCTTTCCCTGTTGTAG TGTATGAGATCCCCTCTGGCAAGGTTTTGGCTGCCTTCAGTGGCCATCTCAGCATCGTCTATGATCTCTGCTGGTCCAGGGACGACCGGAGCCTCTTGTCAGCCTCCTCTGATGGAACTGTCAG AGAGTGGAATGTGGAGGGGCTCCTGGGGATCGCCCAGAAGGTGCTCCCTCACCCGTCGTTTGTGTACTGTGCCCAGTACCACCCGACGGCCCAGAACCTGGTGGTGACAGGCGGCTACGACTGTCTGGTACGGGTGTGGAGGCTGGATGTTCATGACGTGAACGGCCAGCTGCTCCAGGAGTTCGAGGGTCACAGCAGTTTCATCAACGTGGCTTGCTTTGACTCTGAAG GAAGGAGAATGTTCTCTGCAGACAATGCGGGTCTAATCATTGTCTGGAAAACCTTGGTAAATGACAGTAAGCAGCGGCAGCCATGTCATCGCTGGGGTATAGAGAAG AAAATCGACGAGAGTGACCTCAACGGTATCCCCATTAACATGCTGGAGATCCATCCAAACGGCCGTCGCCTGCTCATCCACGCCAAAGACAGTGTCCTGCGGGTGATGGATTTGAGAAT ACTGGCCGTCAAGAAGTACACCGGTGCTACAAACTACAGAGAGAGGATCTACAGCACTTTCACTCCCTGTGGGAACTTCATCTTTTCTGGTAGCGAGGATGGGATGGCCTATGTTTGGAATGCCGAAACTG GCGACCAGGTGGCGGTGTACTCGGAGCTTTGTTACCCCACGGCTCTCCGCGGTGTGGCATTCCACCCTCACGAGAACATGGTCGCTTTCTGCGCCTTTGGTCAGAGCCAGCCTGTCCATGTGTACCTGTACGACCGCAAAG TTTCCCAACTGGAGGTGCAGAATATGAAAGGAGGGAGCAGATGTGCTTCTGTTGACACTAAAACCTTGAGAAACACACCTGAGCCTTCAGTGTTCCAGGACACATCTACTTCTTCAGCGATGGATCAGTATGCCCAAGCAACAAAACTGTCCCTGAAAATGCAGCGTGTCAAAGAGAAACTGGATTCAGTTCTT GAACCACATCAAAGATCCTCAACTCCTGGATACATGTATGAACAAG ATAAAGTGGGCATGACTCACATGGGGAGGAGCTTGACATTGGACGCTGGCACA ACAGGATTAAATGTCTCGTTACCACCTCCGTCTCTCCTGTCACCGCACTCCAAGCTGCAGCTCTCTGGTTCTCTGGCAGAGCAGCTTATCCCCCAGGCTGCGGCCCTGAGCAGCCAAAACC GTGGTTTCAGTCCAGTGGGTCAGCGTCTGAAAGGAGCTGCATCTCTCAGGCTACAGACA AGCCTCCCTGATCATGTTTCTCCAGGCCGTATGGAAACAGATTCTGCTCCCATTCAACAAACA GTTGTCTCGCTGTATGACTACAGTGCAAACCGGTCTGATGAACTGACTGTTCACCGCGGTGATGTCATCCATGTCCTGTACAAAGACAATGACAGCTGGTGGTTTGGGCGTCTGCCCAATGGACAGCAGGGTTATTTTCCTGCTACATATGTAGCAGAGGAGA GAGATTTCAATGAAGGAGTGTCTCAGTCCGTAGAGGCAGACACTGTCTTTTCTGAAGGGATTGTTGAGAGGTCAACACCAACCAAG GTATCAGCAGCGATCAGTTCCTCTGGGGAACTCCGATTTCTTTCCGAGCAAGACACCGACCCTGAGTTGACTGATACCAA AGCtaaaaggaagaagaaggtgAAAAAGCTGGGAGCGCCATTATCGCCCTCTCAGGCCACATCTTCAGATCCAGAGGCTCCGTGGTCAacgagcagcaggaggagagccaGATCGACAGACAGACCTCTCCCAAAGAGACCGTCAGGCCGGGCCAACGGCGCCTTCGAGCCTGATGCCTAA
- the slc18b1 gene encoding MFS-type transporter SLC18B1 has translation MDPHVDPQQPDNSTPNEPAEPLPTRMSRQQILTLISMASVNFSSMICYSILGPFFPNEAVKKGASQTVVGLIFGCYAVCNLIGSLIMGKYIVQIGAKFMLVAGLFVSSGCTILFGLLDRAPSGATFITLCFVVRSIDAVGFAAAMTSSFAVSAKVFPNNIATVLGSLEIFTGLGLILGPPIGGWFYQTFGYEVPFMLLGCVLLLMVPFNIYILPNFDADPSKNSFFRLLTRLKIILICFVIFTLSAGLGFLDATLSIFAIEKFGLSPGYVGLIMLGLSLPYCLASPLLGFITDKFPATRSWFMVLGGVATAVGFCLIGPMPVLQIPSQLWLLVLMLGVIGFSLGMTAIPTFPEILACAYEQGFDEGLSTIGMVSGLFGAVWSMGMFYGPTVGGLITQHLNFEWAASVQGGLGCLAALLLGVYYLCQRPQQQRVVQENGIRHPDEQTPLLDE, from the exons ATGGATCCGCACGTTGATCCTCAGCAGCCAG ATAACAGCACTCCAAATGAACCAGCAGAGCCTCTCCCGACTAGGATGTCCAGACAGCAGATCCTCACCTTGATATCAATGGCTTCTGTCAACTTCAGTTCAATGATCTGCTACTCAATATTAGGGCCATTTTTCCCCAATGAG GCAGTAAAGAAAGGAGCCAGCCAGACTGTCGTTGGTCTCATATTTGGCTGCTACGCTGTTTGCAACTTAATTGGTTCATTGATAATGGGAAAATAT ATTGTCCAGATTGGTGCAAAGTTCATGCTTGTTGCAGGACTTTTTGTGTCCTCAGGCTGCACCATTCTTTTTGG GTTACTTGATCGGGCTCCTTCAGGAGCCACTTTTATTACTCTCTGTTTTGTAGTAAGGTCCATCGATGCTGTgggctttgctgctgcaatgacctcTTCCTTTGCAGTATCAGCAAAAGTATTCCCAAACAATATAGCAACTGTTTTG GGTAGTTTGGAGATTTTTACAGGACTGGGTCTTATTCTGGGGCCACCGATTGGAGGATGGTTCTACCAGACATTTGGATACGAAGTCCCTTTTATGCTCCTTGGATGTGTCCTATTGTTAATGGTTCCTTTCAACATATACATCTTACCAAACTTTG ATGCGGATCCCTCCAAGAATTCCTTCTTCCGACTGCTCACTCGTCTGAAAATAATCCTGATCTGCTTTGTGATATTCACTCTTAGTGCAGGACTGGGCTTCCTGGATGCCACGTTGTCCATATTTGCTATTGAGAAG TTTGGTCTGTCCCCCGGATATGTAGGACTCATCATGCTTGGTTTGTCATTACCTTACTGCCTGGCGTCACCGCTTCTCGGGTTTATCACTGATAAATTTCCT GCCACCAGGAGTTGGTTCATGGTACTTGGAGGCGTCGCCACAGCGGTCGGCTTCTGTTTGATTGGTCCCATGCCTGTTCTTCAAATCCCAAG TCAGCTGTGGTTGCTGGTCTTAATGCTCGGAGTAATTGGGTTTTCTCTGGGCATGACTGCAATTCCCACATTCCCAGAGATCCTCGCATGTGCATA TGAACAAGGATTCGATGAAGGACTAAGCACTATTGGGATGGTGTCTGGGTTGTTCGGGGCAGTTTGGTCTATGGG GATGTTTTATGGTCCAACGGTGGGCGGCCTTATCACACAACATCTGAACTTCGAGtgggcagcttcagtccaaggAGGTTTGGGGTGTTTAGCC GCCCTTCTCCTTGGTGTGTATTATCTCTGTCAAAGACCCCAACAACAAAG AGTTGTTCAAGAAAATGGGATTAGACATCCAGATGAGCAGACTCCCCTTCTGGATGAATAA